From a region of the Streptomyces venezuelae genome:
- a CDS encoding ABC transporter ATP-binding protein, with protein sequence MIRFEHVTKRYPDGTTAVEDLSFEVAEGELVTLVGPSGCGKTTTMKMVNRLIDPTSGRILLNGEDIAAADPVELRRRIGYVIQQVGLFPHKTVLENTATVPQLIGTPKARARARAAELLELVGLDPAVYGGRYPEQLSGGQRQRVGVARALAADPPVLLMDEPFGAVDPVVRERLQNEFLTLQKTVRKTILLVTHDLEEAIRLGDRIAVYGTGTIEQFARPAAVLGAPATDYVASFVGADRGLKRLAVTAVEAADLDAAQGKDPEASVELGATLREALAALLQEDSGRIGVTDPQSGALVGVLTPEGVHRALRRAQLQEA encoded by the coding sequence GTGATCCGATTCGAGCACGTGACCAAGCGCTACCCCGACGGGACGACAGCCGTCGAGGACCTGTCCTTCGAGGTGGCGGAGGGGGAGCTGGTCACGCTCGTGGGACCGTCCGGCTGCGGCAAGACGACCACGATGAAGATGGTCAACCGGCTGATCGACCCCACCTCCGGCCGGATCCTGCTGAACGGCGAGGACATCGCGGCCGCCGATCCCGTCGAGCTGCGCCGCCGCATCGGGTACGTCATCCAGCAGGTCGGGCTGTTCCCGCACAAGACGGTGCTGGAGAACACGGCGACCGTGCCGCAGCTGATCGGCACCCCGAAGGCCCGGGCCCGCGCCCGGGCCGCCGAACTGCTGGAACTGGTCGGTCTGGACCCGGCCGTGTACGGCGGCCGGTACCCGGAGCAGCTGTCCGGCGGGCAGCGCCAGCGCGTCGGCGTGGCCCGCGCGCTCGCCGCCGATCCGCCGGTGCTGCTGATGGACGAGCCGTTCGGCGCGGTGGACCCGGTGGTGCGCGAGCGGCTGCAGAACGAGTTCCTGACCCTGCAGAAGACGGTGCGCAAGACGATCCTGCTGGTCACGCACGACCTGGAGGAGGCGATCCGGCTCGGCGACCGCATCGCGGTCTACGGAACCGGAACCATCGAGCAGTTCGCCCGCCCGGCGGCGGTGCTCGGGGCGCCCGCCACCGACTACGTGGCCTCCTTCGTCGGCGCCGACCGGGGGCTCAAGCGGCTCGCGGTCACCGCGGTCGAGGCGGCCGACCTGGACGCGGCGCAGGGGAAGGACCCCGAGGCCTCGGTGGAGCTGGGCGCGACCCTGCGCGAGGCGCTCGCCGCCCTGCTGCAGGAGGACTCGGGGCGGATCGGGGTCACGGATCCGCAATCCGGCGCGCTGGTCGGCGTACTGACCCCGGAGGGCGTCCACCGGGCGCTGCGCCGGGCCCAGTTGCAGGAGGCCTAG
- a CDS encoding ABC transporter permease, with protein sequence MGVIGEAWNWLANGANWAGESGVWHRLGEHVYVSAVALAIACAVALPVGLFLGHLGKGGTLAINISNIGRAVPVFAVLALFMVSPLRNAGYLPTIAALVLFAVPPLLTNAYVGMREVDRSVVEAARGMGMSGIQLFLRVELPLARAMVMTGLRSGAVQVVATATIAAMVGQGGLGRIITAGFNTYNTPQVVAGALLVAALALLVEGALVAADRLLLPRATSR encoded by the coding sequence GTGGGCGTCATCGGAGAAGCCTGGAACTGGCTGGCGAACGGCGCCAACTGGGCGGGCGAGAGCGGCGTCTGGCACCGGCTCGGCGAGCACGTCTACGTCAGCGCGGTCGCCCTCGCGATCGCCTGCGCGGTGGCCCTGCCGGTCGGCCTGTTCCTCGGCCACCTCGGCAAGGGCGGCACCCTCGCGATCAACATCTCCAACATCGGCCGGGCCGTCCCCGTCTTCGCGGTGCTGGCGCTGTTCATGGTCTCCCCGCTGCGCAACGCCGGCTACCTGCCCACCATCGCCGCGCTCGTGCTCTTCGCCGTCCCGCCGCTGCTGACCAACGCCTACGTCGGCATGCGCGAGGTGGACCGTTCCGTGGTGGAGGCCGCCCGGGGCATGGGCATGTCCGGGATCCAGCTCTTCCTGCGCGTCGAACTGCCGCTCGCGCGCGCCATGGTCATGACCGGGCTGCGCTCGGGCGCCGTCCAGGTCGTCGCCACGGCCACCATCGCCGCGATGGTCGGCCAGGGCGGGCTCGGCCGGATCATCACCGCCGGCTTCAACACGTACAACACCCCGCAGGTCGTAGCGGGCGCCCTGCTGGTGGCCGCGCTCGCCCTGCTGGTGGAGGGCGCGCTGGTGGCGGCCGACCGGCTGCTGCTCCCGCGGGCCACGTCCCGCTGA
- a CDS encoding arylamine N-acetyltransferase family protein translates to MIISDTYAAYLGRIGITAPGSPSVEGLFALTRAHLERIPFENTEIQLGRPPGIDPELSARRIAAGRGGYCFHLNGAFGALLEHLGYDVTLHVGGMSSDPDSHEVSGDHLTLTVRIDGQAYLVDVGLGDGPPEPLPLREGRYERGFRYGLRPFGSADRPDTGWTFLNESSPFPAMHFRSAPAAMADFEDEHLRLSTAADSPFLQSFFMLRRGAGAVDRLHGRILLHIDPQGGTDKREISSPEELFEVMATVFGRELDDLTPDDRSALWDRIQRAHEAWLASQQD, encoded by the coding sequence ATGATCATTTCTGACACGTACGCCGCGTACCTGGGTCGGATCGGCATCACCGCACCCGGATCCCCCTCCGTCGAAGGGCTGTTCGCGCTCACGCGGGCCCATCTGGAGCGGATCCCCTTCGAGAACACCGAGATCCAGCTGGGCCGGCCGCCGGGCATCGACCCCGAGCTGTCCGCGCGCCGCATCGCCGCCGGGCGCGGCGGCTACTGCTTCCACCTCAACGGCGCCTTCGGGGCGCTGCTGGAGCACCTCGGCTACGACGTGACGCTCCACGTCGGGGGCATGAGCTCGGATCCGGACTCCCACGAGGTGAGCGGCGACCACCTCACCCTGACCGTACGGATCGACGGCCAGGCCTACCTGGTGGACGTCGGCCTGGGCGACGGCCCGCCGGAGCCGCTGCCCCTGCGCGAGGGCCGCTACGAACGGGGCTTCCGCTACGGCCTGCGGCCGTTCGGCAGCGCGGACCGGCCCGACACGGGCTGGACCTTCCTCAACGAGAGCTCGCCCTTCCCCGCGATGCACTTCCGCTCGGCCCCCGCGGCGATGGCCGACTTCGAGGACGAGCACCTGCGGCTGTCCACCGCCGCGGACTCCCCCTTCCTGCAGTCCTTCTTCATGCTGCGGCGCGGTGCCGGGGCCGTCGACCGGCTGCACGGCCGGATCCTGCTCCACATCGACCCGCAGGGCGGGACGGACAAGCGGGAGATCTCCTCCCCGGAGGAGCTCTTCGAGGTCATGGCCACGGTCTTCGGGCGGGAGCTCGACGACCTGACACCGGATGACCGGTCGGCGCTGTGGGACCGGATCCAGCGGGCGCACGAGGCCTGGCTCGCCTCACAGCAGGACTGA
- a CDS encoding ABC transporter substrate-binding protein, producing the protein MTKTTRALGASLGALALSVSLAACGGDSLEKSKDGGSASADSSSSGGGGKGSLVIGAAGFTESNVLAELYAQVLKDAGYSTSVKTVNNRELYEPSLEKGEIDVVPEYAATLAEFLNAKVNGPKAPEEKPVASSDVAATVAGLEKLAAPLGLKALAAGEAVDQNAFAVTREFAEKNNLKTLSDLGKSGLKVKIAAGDECSVRPFCAPGLTKTYGIQVSGVDPKGVGTPQAKQAVKDGADQLVLTTTTDATLDGYGLVLLEDDKKLQNADNVLPVVNAKDAGAPEVAAALDKLTKALTTADLVDLNRKVDAERAKPADVAKAYLESKGLLKK; encoded by the coding sequence ATGACCAAGACCACGCGCGCCCTCGGCGCGTCCCTGGGCGCCCTGGCCCTGTCGGTGTCCCTGGCCGCGTGCGGCGGCGACAGCCTGGAGAAGAGCAAGGACGGCGGTTCGGCCTCCGCCGACTCCTCCTCGTCCGGGGGCGGCGGCAAGGGCAGCCTGGTGATCGGCGCGGCCGGGTTCACCGAGTCGAACGTGCTGGCCGAGCTGTACGCGCAGGTCCTGAAGGACGCCGGCTACAGCACCTCGGTCAAGACGGTCAACAACCGTGAGCTGTACGAACCGTCCCTGGAGAAGGGCGAGATCGACGTCGTCCCGGAGTACGCGGCCACGCTCGCGGAGTTCCTCAACGCCAAGGTGAACGGCCCCAAGGCCCCCGAGGAGAAGCCGGTCGCCTCCAGCGACGTCGCGGCGACGGTGGCGGGCCTGGAGAAGCTCGCGGCCCCGCTCGGCCTGAAGGCGCTGGCCGCCGGTGAGGCGGTCGACCAGAACGCATTCGCCGTGACCAGGGAATTCGCCGAGAAGAACAACCTGAAGACGCTTTCCGATCTTGGAAAGTCCGGACTCAAGGTGAAGATCGCGGCGGGCGACGAATGCAGCGTCCGGCCCTTCTGCGCTCCGGGGTTGACCAAGACGTACGGAATTCAGGTTTCCGGTGTGGACCCGAAGGGCGTCGGCACCCCGCAGGCCAAGCAGGCGGTCAAGGACGGCGCCGACCAGCTCGTCCTCACCACGACCACCGACGCCACCCTCGACGGCTACGGCCTGGTCCTGCTGGAGGACGACAAGAAGCTCCAGAACGCCGACAACGTCCTGCCGGTGGTCAACGCCAAGGACGCCGGAGCCCCGGAGGTCGCCGCCGCGCTCGACAAGCTGACCAAGGCGCTCACGACGGCCGACCTGGTCGACCTGAACCGCAAGGTGGACGCCGAGCGCGCCAAGCCGGCCGACGTCGCGAAGGCCTACCTGGAGTCCAAGGGCCTGCTGAAGAAGTAG
- a CDS encoding NADH-quinone oxidoreductase subunit D, with protein sequence MTETTVGIGGAAESTDMVLNIGPQHPSTHGVLRLRLVLDGERIVSAEPVVGYMHRGAEKLFEARDYRQIVMLANRHDWLSAFSNELGVVMAVERMLGMEVPERAVWMRTLLAELNRVLNHLMFLGSYPLELGGITPIFHAFREREELQAVMEEISGGRMHYMFNRVGGLKEDLPAGWLGRARTAIADVRSRMDVYDRLVHGNEIFRARTRGVGVLSAEAVHAYGVSGPIARASGVDFDLRRDEPYLAYGELQDVLKVITRTEGDCLARFECLLDQTHNALDLAVACLDRMDDLPPGPINQRLPKVLKAPEGHTYAWTENPLGINGYYLVSKGEKTPYRLKLRSASYNNIQALAVLLPGQLVADMVAILGSLFFVVGDIDK encoded by the coding sequence ATGACGGAGACCACGGTCGGCATCGGCGGAGCGGCGGAGAGCACCGACATGGTGCTCAACATCGGCCCCCAGCACCCTTCCACGCACGGCGTGCTGCGCCTGCGCCTCGTCCTGGACGGCGAGCGGATCGTCAGCGCCGAACCGGTGGTCGGGTACATGCACCGCGGTGCGGAGAAGCTCTTCGAGGCCCGTGACTACCGGCAGATCGTGATGCTCGCGAACCGCCACGACTGGCTGTCCGCGTTCTCGAACGAGCTGGGCGTCGTCATGGCCGTCGAGCGGATGCTCGGCATGGAGGTCCCCGAGCGGGCCGTGTGGATGCGGACGCTGCTGGCCGAGCTGAACCGGGTGCTGAACCACCTGATGTTCCTCGGCTCGTACCCCCTCGAACTGGGCGGGATCACCCCGATCTTCCACGCCTTCCGCGAGCGCGAGGAGCTCCAGGCCGTCATGGAGGAGATCTCCGGCGGCCGTATGCACTACATGTTCAACCGGGTCGGCGGCCTCAAGGAGGACCTCCCGGCCGGCTGGCTCGGCCGGGCCCGCACCGCGATCGCGGACGTCCGGTCCCGGATGGACGTCTACGACAGGCTGGTCCACGGGAACGAGATCTTCCGCGCCCGTACCCGCGGGGTCGGCGTGCTGTCCGCCGAGGCGGTGCACGCGTACGGGGTCTCCGGCCCGATCGCCCGCGCCTCCGGTGTCGACTTCGACCTGCGGCGCGACGAGCCGTACCTGGCCTACGGCGAGCTCCAGGACGTCCTGAAGGTGATCACCCGCACCGAGGGCGACTGCCTGGCCCGCTTCGAGTGCCTGCTGGACCAGACCCACAACGCGCTCGACCTGGCCGTGGCCTGCCTGGACCGGATGGACGACCTCCCGCCCGGGCCGATCAACCAGCGGCTGCCCAAGGTCCTGAAGGCACCCGAGGGGCACACCTACGCCTGGACCGAGAACCCGCTCGGCATCAACGGCTACTACCTCGTCTCCAAGGGCGAGAAGACCCCGTACCGGCTGAAGCTGCGCAGCGCCTCGTACAACAACATCCAGGCGCTGGCCGTGCTGCTGCCGGGGCAGCTGGTCGCCGACATGGTGGCGATCCTGGGCTCGCTCTTCTTCGTGGTCGGCGACATCGACAAATAG
- a CDS encoding PH domain-containing protein — protein METGTMGETDGPAWVGLPGGLLTLRRTLLLIWTVLLAAVTAVVLGLTLGPAWAALGAFWLAVLAWGWVLLGRNWRSWRYAERADDLLISRGVLWREETVVPYGRMQLVEVTSGPLERRFGLASVQLHTAAAASDAKIPGLVPAEAERLRDRLTALGEARSAGL, from the coding sequence ATGGAAACGGGGACGATGGGTGAGACGGACGGACCCGCGTGGGTCGGGCTGCCCGGCGGGCTGCTCACCCTGCGGCGGACGCTGCTGCTGATATGGACGGTGCTGCTCGCCGCCGTGACCGCCGTCGTGCTCGGGCTGACGCTCGGTCCGGCGTGGGCGGCCCTCGGCGCGTTCTGGCTCGCGGTCCTGGCCTGGGGCTGGGTGCTCCTCGGCCGGAACTGGCGGTCCTGGCGCTACGCCGAGCGCGCGGACGACCTGCTGATCAGCAGGGGCGTGCTGTGGCGGGAGGAGACCGTGGTGCCGTACGGGCGGATGCAGCTGGTCGAGGTCACCTCCGGCCCGCTGGAGCGCCGCTTCGGCCTGGCCTCGGTGCAGCTGCACACGGCCGCGGCGGCCAGCGATGCCAAGATCCCCGGGCTGGTGCCGGCCGAGGCGGAGCGGTTGCGCGACCGGCTCACCGCCCTCGGCGAGGCAAGGTCGGCGGGCCTGTGA
- a CDS encoding ABC transporter permease, translating into MAAQNCLVANDWICWDYVTSRSQELTDATLEHVWITGVSVLIGIAVSVPLALLARRGRRWAAPVLGLTTLLYTVPSLAMFSLLLPVFGLSAALVVTGLVLYSLTILVRNVLAGLEAVPEDVREAARGLGYGPGRLLWQVELPLALPALLAGVRIATVSTVALTTVGSIVGKGGLGNLIAPAVNSSFKAQVLTASVLCVLLALVADLLLLGVQRLLTPWTRAGAGARSGSRSGARPAAPAQAAAPAPAPAKEA; encoded by the coding sequence ATGGCAGCGCAGAACTGCCTCGTGGCGAACGACTGGATCTGCTGGGACTACGTCACCTCCCGCTCCCAGGAACTCACCGACGCCACCCTCGAACACGTCTGGATCACCGGCGTGTCGGTCCTGATCGGCATAGCCGTGTCCGTGCCGCTCGCCCTGCTGGCCCGCCGGGGCCGCCGCTGGGCGGCGCCCGTCCTGGGCCTGACCACGCTCCTCTACACGGTCCCCTCACTGGCCATGTTCTCCCTGCTGCTGCCGGTTTTCGGACTTTCGGCGGCGCTGGTGGTGACCGGGCTGGTGCTGTACTCGCTGACGATCCTGGTCCGCAACGTCCTGGCCGGCCTGGAAGCGGTGCCCGAGGACGTACGGGAGGCCGCCCGCGGCCTGGGATACGGCCCGGGGCGCCTGCTGTGGCAGGTCGAGCTGCCGCTCGCGCTGCCCGCACTGCTCGCCGGGGTCCGGATCGCCACCGTCTCGACGGTCGCGCTGACCACGGTCGGCTCCATCGTCGGCAAGGGCGGTCTCGGCAACCTCATCGCCCCGGCCGTGAACAGCTCCTTCAAGGCCCAGGTGCTCACCGCCTCGGTGCTGTGCGTGCTGCTCGCGCTCGTGGCCGACCTGCTGCTGCTCGGCGTACAGCGGCTGCTCACCCCGTGGACCCGGGCCGGCGCCGGTGCCCGGTCCGGGTCCCGGTCCGGCGCCCGCCCCGCGGCCCCGGCCCAGGCAGCGGCTCCGGCTCCGGCTCCGGCGAAGGAGGCCTGA